A stretch of Sinimarinibacterium sp. NLF-5-8 DNA encodes these proteins:
- a CDS encoding copper-binding protein, whose translation MRILPMMAAIALAVSTNAAVANENHDKEMGNSTHGMDNMKGKEVMNNEQTAGQQLSGKGMVKAIDTEAQTITVTHEPIPALQWPTMTMKFNLDNFSLTQEIEVNDQVEFEFVRANGNYVITAIKPQE comes from the coding sequence ATGCGTATTCTTCCGATGATGGCAGCGATAGCGCTGGCGGTATCGACCAACGCAGCCGTGGCGAATGAGAACCACGACAAAGAGATGGGGAACAGCACGCACGGGATGGATAATATGAAAGGAAAGGAGGTGATGAATAACGAACAGACAGCGGGCCAGCAGCTCAGCGGTAAAGGGATGGTAAAAGCCATCGATACTGAGGCACAGACAATTACGGTAACCCATGAACCGATTCCTGCTCTCCAGTGGCCGACCATGACCATGAAATTCAACCTCGACAACTTTTCATTGACCCAAGAGATTGAGGTTAACGACCAGGTGGAATTTGAATTCGTGCGAGCGAATGGAAACTATGTCATCACCGCTATCAAACCGCAGGAATAA
- a CDS encoding heavy-metal-associated domain-containing protein, which produces MNTMDLDVQGMSCGSCIAKVTDALKELPGVDAVEVHLATGRVRVRGNFDHGNDPLLSTLQQAGYPARLAGGETLFSQSTGGGRSCCSQNS; this is translated from the coding sequence ATGAACACAATGGATCTCGACGTCCAGGGCATGAGCTGCGGCTCATGTATCGCGAAAGTCACCGATGCGCTGAAAGAGCTGCCGGGAGTCGATGCCGTGGAAGTGCATTTGGCCACCGGCCGCGTTCGAGTTCGAGGCAACTTCGATCACGGCAACGATCCGCTGCTGTCGACGTTGCAACAGGCTGGGTATCCCGCGCGTCTGGCAGGCGGCGAGACCCTGTTTAGCCAATCAACGGGCGGCGGCCGGAGTTGCTGCAGCCAAAATTCTTGA
- a CDS encoding BlaI/MecI/CopY family transcriptional regulator, with protein MTNPSVPPLGDLEIAVLEDIWRFGSSDAKTVHARVKHSRSIALNTVQSALERLFRKGILQREKISHAYEYSAGLSRRELVRKLVESTVHRVAGTQSDALLSAFLDLAVQADGDQLKRLEELIARRRAELDESR; from the coding sequence TTGACCAACCCTAGTGTGCCGCCGCTCGGCGACCTGGAAATTGCCGTGCTCGAAGACATCTGGCGCTTCGGTTCATCCGACGCCAAGACTGTCCATGCACGAGTCAAACATTCGCGTTCGATTGCATTGAACACCGTGCAGTCCGCGTTGGAGCGCCTGTTTCGCAAGGGGATCCTGCAACGCGAGAAGATCAGTCATGCCTACGAATACTCGGCAGGTCTTTCTCGCCGGGAGTTGGTTCGCAAGCTGGTGGAATCCACGGTGCATCGTGTCGCCGGCACACAATCGGATGCGTTGTTGTCGGCTTTTCTCGATCTTGCCGTACAAGCGGATGGAGACCAGCTCAAACGATTGGAGGAATTGATTGCGCGGCGTCGTGCTGAACTGGATGAGAGCCGCTGA
- a CDS encoding DUF411 domain-containing protein → MMNVAIKYRVWLAGLFLSSMLGTNVATASELSAEVWKDPSCGCCNEWVQHLEEVGIQVRTSNTGNTGIRERLGIAKQFGSCHTARIGGYAIEGHVPAADIKRLLKEKPEAIGLAVPGMPIGSPGMDGPLYGDRKDPYDVLLIHVDGSTSVYQAYR, encoded by the coding sequence ATGATGAATGTCGCTATCAAATACCGCGTCTGGTTGGCGGGCCTGTTTCTGTCGTCCATGCTCGGTACTAATGTGGCAACCGCATCGGAGCTGAGCGCAGAAGTCTGGAAAGACCCCAGCTGTGGCTGCTGCAACGAATGGGTCCAGCATCTTGAAGAAGTGGGCATCCAGGTGCGTACTTCCAATACCGGCAACACCGGCATACGCGAACGGCTCGGCATTGCCAAGCAGTTTGGCTCCTGCCATACCGCCAGAATCGGCGGCTATGCCATCGAAGGCCATGTACCCGCTGCCGATATCAAACGTCTCCTGAAAGAAAAGCCCGAGGCGATCGGCCTGGCCGTACCAGGTATGCCGATCGGGTCACCTGGCATGGACGGCCCGCTCTATGGCGACCGCAAAGACCCCTACGACGTTCTGCTGATCCATGTCGATGGCAGCACCAGCGTCTATCAAGCCTATCGCTGA
- a CDS encoding integrase core domain-containing protein — translation MARSYGLQQEFITPHCPQQNGMVERVIRSLKEQCVHRHRFETLQHASRVISDWIQFYNHRRPHQALKMKTPAEAFALAA, via the coding sequence TTGGCCAGAAGCTATGGTCTGCAGCAGGAATTCATCACGCCGCATTGCCCACAGCAGAACGGCATGGTCGAACGCGTGATCCGATCGCTGAAGGAGCAGTGCGTCCATCGGCATCGCTTCGAGACGCTGCAGCACGCCAGCCGGGTGATCAGTGACTGGATCCAGTTTTACAACCACCGGCGACCGCACCAAGCACTGAAGATGAAAACACCCGCTGAGGCATTCGCTTTAGCGGCATGA
- a CDS encoding TolC family protein, with protein sequence MNLHWLRVLVFVGVCGIPAVQAAEPLRLEEAVTRALTSNPSIIAEGAQLQAVQARTEREGLPPPYVIGGEFENAAGTGSLRGIDSAETTLRISRVIELGGKRAARQTLGRAEVSQQQHQADTARIDLASRTTARFIEVLARQQRLDYAEERVRQAERTRREVATWVSAARNPESDLQAAEIALAEVELARETAQHELASARMTLAASWGALTPDFGSVVGDLQALPPVESFETLAARLSMTPELWASRLQANTISARRRIAEARAKPDIDLSLGVRRMEAFNDQGLVMSISVPLGSRKRSGYSIAQADAELIALEARRDAERFERHQVLFDTYQELMHARHEAEALRTRMLPMAEDALANTRRGFEAGRFSFISLAQAQRTLFDLNQRTVEAAARYHLLLVEVERLTVTVEDMTP encoded by the coding sequence GTGAATTTGCACTGGTTGAGGGTTTTGGTGTTCGTCGGAGTCTGCGGCATCCCCGCGGTACAGGCTGCCGAGCCCTTGCGTCTGGAGGAAGCGGTGACCCGCGCGTTGACTTCTAATCCGTCCATCATTGCCGAAGGTGCTCAACTACAGGCCGTGCAGGCCCGCACCGAGCGTGAGGGTCTGCCGCCGCCTTACGTGATTGGCGGTGAGTTCGAGAACGCGGCCGGCACCGGCAGTCTGCGTGGCATTGATTCAGCCGAAACCACATTGCGCATCAGCCGGGTGATCGAACTCGGCGGCAAGCGTGCAGCCCGACAGACACTTGGCAGGGCCGAGGTAAGCCAGCAACAGCACCAGGCCGATACGGCGCGGATCGACTTGGCCAGCCGAACCACAGCCCGCTTCATCGAAGTACTTGCCAGACAACAGCGGCTGGACTACGCCGAGGAGCGTGTCCGGCAAGCCGAACGTACTCGCCGCGAGGTCGCCACTTGGGTATCGGCGGCCCGCAACCCCGAATCGGACCTCCAGGCTGCCGAGATTGCGCTCGCCGAGGTGGAGTTGGCGCGCGAGACAGCGCAGCACGAATTGGCCAGCGCCCGAATGACGTTGGCCGCGAGCTGGGGTGCGCTGACGCCCGACTTCGGCTCAGTCGTCGGCGACCTGCAAGCCCTGCCGCCGGTCGAGTCGTTCGAGACATTGGCCGCTCGTCTGTCGATGACGCCCGAACTCTGGGCCTCGCGACTACAGGCGAACACCATCTCTGCCCGCCGTCGGATAGCCGAAGCCAGAGCGAAACCGGATATCGACTTGAGCCTGGGCGTACGCCGTATGGAAGCTTTTAACGATCAAGGCCTGGTGATGTCGATCTCGGTGCCGTTGGGCAGCCGCAAGCGCTCCGGATACTCGATCGCACAAGCTGACGCCGAACTCATCGCGCTGGAAGCCCGCCGGGATGCTGAACGCTTCGAGCGGCATCAAGTCTTGTTCGATACCTATCAGGAACTTATGCACGCACGTCACGAAGCCGAGGCGCTGCGTACACGCATGCTGCCCATGGCCGAGGACGCATTGGCGAACACTCGCCGCGGATTCGAGGCCGGACGCTTCTCCTTCATTTCGTTGGCACAGGCACAAAGGACGCTGTTCGACCTGAACCAGCGCACCGTTGAAGCTGCTGCCCGCTATCACCTATTGCTGGTAGAGGTGGAACGCCTCACCGTCACCGTTGAGGACATGACCCCATGA
- the copC gene encoding copper homeostasis periplasmic binding protein CopC: protein MNRTTQFRSLIVGACLATGLLITSVAQAHISLVKSIPTADAVVTTPQQIDLVFSEQLVLRASRLELSVIKDGGAAEKVEHIDVELINDGKTLRATLHNPLGVGVYQVQWRAVGDDNHPMTGEYSFTIK, encoded by the coding sequence ATGAACCGTACTACTCAATTTCGCTCTCTGATTGTTGGTGCCTGTCTTGCGACCGGCTTACTGATCACATCGGTCGCTCAGGCCCATATCTCCCTCGTCAAATCCATACCGACGGCCGATGCTGTTGTCACGACACCGCAGCAGATCGATCTCGTCTTCAGTGAACAGCTTGTACTTCGCGCCTCGCGCTTGGAGCTGAGCGTCATAAAGGACGGTGGGGCCGCGGAGAAAGTCGAGCACATCGACGTTGAACTCATCAACGACGGCAAGACGCTGCGCGCTACGTTGCATAACCCCCTCGGAGTAGGCGTCTACCAGGTGCAATGGCGCGCCGTCGGTGATGACAACCATCCGATGACTGGCGAATACAGCTTCACCATCAAATGA
- a CDS encoding M56 family metallopeptidase, with the protein MMSYGSLLQSALLAGFVLAITLSLLVVACERPLSRLLSRQAPRQRVRILWWLLTAPILVGIGYAVVAIAMPSALHDSARFAAACSAHSGNLLHLCVWHPNENGQSSWLWGAIALLAGYATWLIARAAIGVWRVRQTLLTMLRLSRRFGHTDRLRVVDVDQPMAFACGIGSGHVLLSQSLLDQLSPTQLQVVLAHEQAHLEHRDAFWRLMAGMLSGIQLPGTRRRLLRDYELALEQRCDFIAAASVGCQITVAETLVAVKKIYRHHALAGMPLSMAFLSDFVPERVQALLSPGRRSNSYLGLFLGFTVVAFCSLSTGWLHYLTESLITMLAR; encoded by the coding sequence ATGATGAGCTATGGGTCGCTACTTCAATCTGCGCTGCTGGCCGGCTTTGTTCTGGCGATTACCCTGTCTTTGTTGGTTGTGGCCTGTGAACGCCCGCTAAGTCGGCTGCTTTCGAGACAAGCGCCTCGGCAGCGAGTCCGAATACTTTGGTGGTTGCTGACCGCGCCTATATTGGTGGGCATTGGCTATGCAGTAGTGGCTATAGCAATGCCCTCGGCCCTTCACGACTCGGCCCGGTTTGCCGCCGCCTGTTCTGCGCACTCAGGCAACCTTCTACATTTGTGTGTCTGGCATCCGAACGAAAATGGGCAGAGCTCTTGGTTGTGGGGGGCGATTGCCCTGCTGGCGGGTTATGCAACGTGGTTGATAGCGCGGGCAGCAATCGGAGTCTGGCGGGTCCGGCAGACCCTGCTCACCATGCTGCGTTTGAGTCGTCGTTTTGGACACACAGACAGGCTTCGTGTGGTGGATGTCGATCAGCCCATGGCCTTCGCTTGCGGCATAGGGTCAGGCCATGTTTTGCTTTCCCAGTCGTTGCTCGACCAGCTCAGCCCAACTCAGCTACAAGTAGTTCTGGCCCATGAGCAGGCGCACCTTGAGCATCGCGATGCGTTCTGGCGTCTGATGGCGGGGATGTTGTCGGGCATCCAGTTGCCAGGCACTCGTCGGCGCCTTCTGCGTGACTACGAGCTTGCCTTGGAGCAGCGCTGCGACTTCATTGCTGCGGCTTCAGTGGGCTGTCAAATAACGGTCGCTGAAACCTTGGTCGCGGTGAAGAAAATTTACCGCCATCACGCTTTAGCAGGTATGCCGCTGTCGATGGCCTTTCTCTCCGATTTCGTGCCCGAACGTGTTCAGGCGCTGTTGTCTCCGGGCCGCCGATCCAATTCATATCTGGGTTTATTTTTGGGCTTTACCGTGGTGGCGTTTTGCAGCTTGTCCACAGGGTGGCTGCACTACTTAACCGAGTCACTCATCACTATGTTGGCGAGGTAA
- a CDS encoding four-helix bundle copper-binding protein translates to MTHEKYATCIEACYQCAAACDHCATSCLNEDDVKMMARCIALDVDCADICRMAAAFMARNSEYAAAICSLCADICQACGDECAKHEASHCQACARGCHRCAEECRKMATA, encoded by the coding sequence ATGACACATGAAAAGTACGCTACCTGTATTGAGGCCTGCTATCAATGTGCGGCGGCTTGTGATCATTGTGCAACATCTTGCCTCAACGAAGACGACGTTAAGATGATGGCGCGCTGCATCGCGCTTGACGTTGACTGTGCCGATATCTGCCGCATGGCGGCAGCCTTCATGGCTCGCAACAGTGAATACGCAGCAGCAATCTGCTCGCTTTGCGCAGATATCTGTCAAGCGTGCGGTGACGAGTGTGCGAAGCATGAAGCTAGCCACTGCCAAGCGTGTGCAAGAGGGTGCCACCGCTGCGCTGAAGAATGCAGAAAAATGGCCACGGCTTGA
- a CDS encoding transposase — MSKVMDEEIKRWTAKRKGALVLEIIQGKTTVAEASRQFDLSPSELEDWVDQGKAGMENALRAKPEDVREQYERKLKELQEAYGEAMLELRARKKWQSLLGEDET; from the coding sequence ATGAGCAAGGTGATGGACGAAGAGATCAAGCGATGGACGGCGAAGCGAAAAGGCGCGCTGGTGCTGGAAATCATCCAGGGCAAGACGACGGTGGCGGAGGCGTCAAGACAGTTCGACCTGTCGCCGTCGGAACTGGAAGACTGGGTCGATCAGGGCAAGGCCGGGATGGAAAACGCGCTGCGAGCCAAGCCTGAGGATGTGCGTGAGCAGTACGAACGCAAGCTCAAGGAACTGCAGGAAGCGTACGGCGAAGCGATGCTGGAGCTGCGTGCGCGAAAAAAATGGCAGTCCCTGCTGGGCGAGGACGAGACATGA
- the copD gene encoding copper homeostasis membrane protein CopD has protein sequence MSSLPDYTLRFMQYLDLMLLFGLPLFAWYGPAASTTSGDKHPPLPRWALTQGLLICGVLGLALAGIEIVRSTAGIMGVAVSDLARDDLAWYLFDTPAGRAGLTRAFLLVLLLAVLGWQSQRAERPFPIRRVTLLAGVALVSLAWNGHAASGEGVSGTVRLVAGMAHLLAAGGWIGAIFALLILFVRHGKPAAGEGLHMLWRALHTFSRPGTVFVGVLVVTGIFHYGDLVGWSIAPLFHSRHGNLMLLKLALFAAMLGLAALHRWWLVPRLERDIHTGVPSHSAQHLRLSVTIEATIALLILVSVAVLGTLSPHG, from the coding sequence ATGTCTAGTCTTCCCGACTACACGCTTCGGTTCATGCAGTACCTGGACTTGATGCTGCTGTTCGGATTGCCGCTATTCGCGTGGTACGGTCCGGCCGCCTCAACGACCAGCGGCGATAAGCACCCACCCCTGCCCAGATGGGCCTTGACCCAGGGGCTCCTGATCTGTGGGGTGCTCGGCTTGGCGCTGGCGGGCATTGAGATTGTGCGCAGCACGGCTGGCATCATGGGGGTCGCGGTTTCCGATCTGGCGCGGGACGACTTGGCCTGGTATCTGTTCGACACCCCCGCTGGGCGCGCCGGGCTGACGCGAGCATTCCTGCTGGTTCTGCTGCTTGCTGTACTCGGCTGGCAGTCGCAGCGCGCCGAGCGCCCATTCCCCATTCGGCGAGTGACCCTACTGGCCGGCGTGGCGCTGGTCAGCCTGGCGTGGAATGGACATGCTGCCAGTGGCGAGGGTGTGAGTGGTACGGTGCGGCTGGTGGCTGGTATGGCGCACCTGCTCGCTGCCGGCGGCTGGATCGGGGCCATCTTCGCCTTGCTGATTTTGTTCGTTCGTCACGGCAAGCCCGCCGCGGGTGAGGGCTTGCACATGCTGTGGCGGGCACTGCACACCTTTTCGCGGCCGGGCACGGTCTTCGTCGGCGTCCTGGTGGTGACCGGCATCTTTCACTACGGGGATCTGGTCGGCTGGTCCATCGCACCGCTGTTCCACAGCCGGCACGGCAACCTGATGCTGCTCAAGCTGGCGCTGTTCGCTGCGATGCTGGGCCTCGCCGCCTTGCATCGCTGGTGGTTGGTGCCCCGGCTCGAACGTGACATCCATACCGGCGTCCCTTCGCACTCTGCACAGCACCTGCGACTGAGTGTGACCATTGAGGCAACGATCGCGCTCCTGATTCTGGTAAGCGTAGCGGTACTCGGCACCCTCAGCCCTCATGGATGA
- a CDS encoding LysR family transcriptional regulator — MELRHLRCFIAVAEELHFSRAAARLHVEQSPLSRTIKQLESKLGAILFERTSRGMRLTWAGQVFLEDARRVLLSVEHAKANAKAAANGYRGALRIALSDGIARIRLSSLLALCREEEPEVEIRLSEMPLSQQLKGLRHDLYDVGFTLANEIQEGLIAEPVWRDPLVVAVPARHPLLAHKHVPLDEVLNYPLVLCHPEVCEGCNQQLERLLRSVDAQPTVAEHVATHDLMLALVAAGYGVGFSSAAHIAACKTTDVVARPLAGRSFMLTTYLLRPDSEPSEQLSSFIRRAGKVVT; from the coding sequence ATGGAGCTACGCCATCTCAGATGCTTTATTGCCGTGGCCGAAGAGTTGCATTTCAGCCGAGCCGCCGCACGCTTGCACGTTGAGCAATCCCCCCTTTCACGCACGATCAAGCAGCTAGAATCCAAGTTGGGCGCAATTCTGTTCGAACGTACATCACGTGGTATGCGCCTGACTTGGGCCGGCCAGGTCTTTTTGGAAGATGCCCGTCGTGTCTTGCTCTCCGTGGAGCACGCCAAAGCGAATGCCAAGGCCGCTGCCAACGGCTACCGAGGAGCGTTACGCATCGCCCTCTCCGACGGTATCGCCCGAATCCGCCTCAGCTCGCTGCTCGCCCTGTGCAGAGAAGAAGAACCGGAAGTCGAAATCCGACTATCGGAAATGCCGCTCTCGCAGCAACTCAAGGGCCTGCGCCATGATCTGTACGACGTCGGCTTCACGCTTGCCAATGAAATCCAGGAAGGGCTGATCGCCGAGCCGGTCTGGCGTGATCCGCTGGTGGTGGCCGTGCCCGCGAGGCATCCCCTGCTGGCACACAAGCATGTCCCACTGGACGAGGTATTGAACTACCCGTTGGTGCTTTGCCATCCCGAAGTCTGCGAAGGTTGCAACCAACAACTGGAACGCCTACTGCGCTCGGTGGATGCCCAGCCCACCGTGGCCGAGCACGTGGCCACGCACGATTTGATGCTGGCACTGGTAGCAGCAGGCTATGGCGTCGGCTTTTCCAGCGCCGCCCATATAGCAGCCTGCAAGACCACGGATGTCGTCGCTCGTCCCCTGGCCGGGCGCTCCTTCATGCTCACCACCTATTTGTTGAGGCCCGACAGCGAACCGTCCGAGCAATTGAGCAGCTTCATTCGCCGGGCGGGCAAAGTTGTCACATAG
- a CDS encoding efflux RND transporter periplasmic adaptor subunit: MNRLLFLLFLSLALAACGPNSDRADGGVDVQANEDYERGPNNGRLLRDGDFALEVTIYETNAPPHYRLYAYRGDSSISPTEVVATIELSRLDGEVNRFTFAPESTYLVGSGEVTEPHSFDVAVTAEHGGKRSNWSYESYEGRVTIPAAIAEDAGIRVEQAGPASIRDIVRLTGTIAFDSNRYASVGARFPGIVQSVSVQQGERVQRGQTLAVVEGNDSMRTYPITAPLDGVVIVRNTNVGDVAGAGALFELADPSHVWIDLRAIGTDAENLAPGQVVQIRSATGSAVAEAKIESLLPVAGIGQSVIARVNVPNPQGQWRPGMTVSAEVMVDSREVPLAVKEMGLQRFRDFTVVFVQIDETYEVRMLELGDRDGEYAEVLGGLKTGSRYVTEQSFLIRQDIEKSGASHDH; this comes from the coding sequence ATGAATCGCCTGCTTTTCCTGCTTTTTCTCAGTTTGGCGCTGGCCGCTTGCGGCCCTAATAGTGACCGTGCCGACGGCGGCGTTGATGTGCAAGCGAACGAAGACTACGAGCGTGGCCCTAACAACGGGCGGCTTCTGCGCGACGGCGACTTCGCGTTGGAAGTCACGATCTACGAGACCAATGCGCCTCCACACTACCGGCTTTACGCCTATCGGGGCGACAGTTCGATCTCGCCCACTGAAGTCGTTGCGACCATCGAGCTCTCGCGCCTCGACGGCGAAGTCAACCGATTCACGTTCGCGCCGGAAAGCACCTACCTGGTTGGTAGCGGCGAAGTGACCGAACCACACTCATTCGATGTGGCTGTGACCGCAGAACACGGCGGCAAGAGATCCAATTGGTCCTACGAATCCTATGAGGGGCGCGTCACCATTCCGGCCGCCATTGCAGAAGATGCTGGTATCCGGGTCGAGCAGGCCGGCCCGGCTTCCATCCGCGACATCGTACGACTGACTGGCACCATCGCCTTTGATTCCAATCGCTATGCGTCCGTCGGGGCGCGCTTTCCGGGCATCGTGCAGTCGGTGAGCGTACAGCAGGGCGAGCGCGTCCAGCGCGGCCAGACACTAGCGGTTGTCGAGGGCAACGACAGTATGCGCACCTATCCGATCACCGCGCCGCTCGATGGCGTGGTGATCGTACGGAACACTAACGTCGGTGATGTGGCCGGAGCCGGCGCGTTATTCGAGCTGGCCGATCCCTCACATGTATGGATTGACCTGCGCGCTATCGGCACCGATGCCGAAAACCTGGCGCCCGGACAGGTAGTGCAAATCCGTTCGGCGACGGGCAGCGCGGTAGCAGAAGCGAAGATCGAAAGCTTACTGCCGGTGGCCGGTATCGGGCAGAGCGTTATCGCCCGCGTCAACGTACCGAACCCGCAGGGCCAGTGGCGACCGGGGATGACGGTATCCGCCGAAGTCATGGTGGACTCGCGCGAGGTGCCGTTGGCAGTGAAGGAGATGGGCTTGCAGCGCTTCCGTGACTTCACCGTGGTCTTCGTACAGATCGACGAGACCTACGAGGTGCGCATGCTCGAACTCGGGGATCGCGATGGCGAGTACGCCGAAGTGTTGGGCGGACTCAAGACGGGTTCGCGCTACGTTACCGAGCAGAGTTTCCTGATCCGCCAGGACATCGAAAAGTCCGGCGCCAGCCACGACCATTAA